ATGACAGAAAATTGTCGTCACTTATCTCTCTTACAGCAATATACATCAGAATTACCTGTTTATCTTCCAATTCCAGTATATATCATCACCTAGGTCTTTTGGAGCAAAAACAACACCTTCGGCATCTATACCTGTAAAGTTGATAAGATAAAGTTGTAACTGATATGAAGATTACTTCTTCTGATACAACACCGTCTTCTGGTAATCTGAGGGAAGCATGCCATAACGTTTCTGGAAGGCTCTCCTGAATGTCTGAGGGTTGGAGTATCCACAGAGGGTGGTAATCTCCCCGATGGTCATCTGTTTCTCACTGAAGAGCACCAAGGAACGTTCCAGCCGATAGGTCTCCACATATTGGGCAAATGATGTCTCCATCCTGGTCTGCATGAAGTGGTAGAGGAAGCTTTCCTTCATTCCAAAGTGCTCTGCCATATTGGAGAGATTGAGAGAAGGATCTGCATAGTAGTCCTGGATATAGGAAACAATCCTCTGGACCAATATCTCATCCTTGTCATTCTTCGCCCTGTTGATCGCAAGAGCCTGGGAGAGGTAGAACTGCTTGGCCTCTGCAAAGGTGGTGAAAACTGACTGATGTAGAGGCATCCTCATCCCCTGACTGAGCTTGATTGCAGTAGCATAGAGCACCTTGAGCAGGTTCCCGTGCTCCTCCGGCCCCAGGCTTCGAGCCACAAAGTTATCCTGCTCGATGGTCTGGAGAATCTCCTCTAGTGCATCACGCTCACCACGCAAGACCGCACCACTGAGCTTACGCTCCATATCTGCAGTATAGTGGTAGGGTTCCCTTTTCAAGGAAAGGTCACGATAGCGGCGCATTATTTCAACCTGTTTCTCACTGACCAAGCTCTGCTGAACCTCGCTACACTCGTTTGTTGCACTAAAAACGTCATCCAGGCTACGTTTTGGGCTACTGACCGCCATGCTGGTAGTGCTGGGAGCAACATTGACAAACTCTCTCCAGAATAGGTCTATCTGGGTCTCAAGGAACCTGGAATCTACATGCCAGAGCATGATCCAGATAGAGAATGCATAGTCCATATAGAGATAATATTGCTTTCCAAAAGCACGCTGGGCCTGCTTCTGTGCTGCAATACGGGTAAAGTCAATGTCCTCCAACCGTTCACTGGAGAGAAAGTCATGTACATCATGGATGGCAATGTGTACCATCTGATAGGTAAAAGGACGAGTCAGGTCAATATCCGTCTGTACTTGCTTGAGCATTGCCTGAATCTCGGCAGTACCGAGCATCTTTCCGTGAATCAAGCGCCGGAAGAACGTATCGGTAATAAACGGCGTCCCTCCAGCCTGACGGACCAGGGAACGGTCCTGTTCAACAATGGACTTGATATATCCCACAGCTTGCTCGTAGGGAAGCGGCCTCTGGCCCTCCTCGGCAAGCCCAAGAAGCTCATTCCAGTGCCGGTTACTGCGGGC
The sequence above is drawn from the uncultured Sphaerochaeta sp. genome and encodes:
- a CDS encoding helix-turn-helix domain-containing protein → MRKIERKIPDSRTVVLFLTTLVLCFIILIMSQYWMLSTVRRDKQEQTYSMLQLIRSTTDLSLDQMFKLSQTLLLNNDIATFIYQNQVPVGSEDIQALIDAKALLPTSTNINAMLSEIYVYSDKSGYILSSRNAFLDPEKMYPSLFAFENLNYRQFKSKYLSAPFTRKFFPETTALVHGRQQSVIPLVQTFPLNIPGSNAGKIMLLLDSSYIAGLLREQVEGMNPTVYITDSEGTVITSSGDLSLIMEETYEDGQHRIFIDGQEYVLSVTSSDQSGLKFYSLLSLKEVRAMLSPLWVLLTGVIIVMFLLLGLFSVYILARSNRHWNELLGLAEEGQRPLPYEQAVGYIKSIVEQDRSLVRQAGGTPFITDTFFRRLIHGKMLGTAEIQAMLKQVQTDIDLTRPFTYQMVHIAIHDVHDFLSSERLEDIDFTRIAAQKQAQRAFGKQYYLYMDYAFSIWIMLWHVDSRFLETQIDLFWREFVNVAPSTTSMAVSSPKRSLDDVFSATNECSEVQQSLVSEKQVEIMRRYRDLSLKREPYHYTADMERKLSGAVLRGERDALEEILQTIEQDNFVARSLGPEEHGNLLKVLYATAIKLSQGMRMPLHQSVFTTFAEAKQFYLSQALAINRAKNDKDEILVQRIVSYIQDYYADPSLNLSNMAEHFGMKESFLYHFMQTRMETSFAQYVETYRLERSLVLFSEKQMTIGEITTLCGYSNPQTFRRAFQKRYGMLPSDYQKTVLYQKK